One Vitis vinifera cultivar Pinot Noir 40024 chromosome 15, ASM3070453v1 genomic window, ttgcaGGATTCCATCAAATCCTAAAAACTGATTGTAGTTCTGGTGATGGCTTCAGTTTTTTTGGATAACCCAATTTTTAATGATGTTTCTTTGCCTTAAAATGctgtataaaagaaaatgaagccATTAAATTCCACTGGACTTGGAGATGAGGCTCATAGCTTGGTGCTAAAATGTGATGGCCATTATTAAATATCATGCCATCCCTTAGATCTTTCCTGCTTTTTCAATGAAgtgtgaaaaatgaaaatatgttaTTTACAGAATATGATGTCCATCATCAATTACCagacaaaatattgaattgtttttcaTCAAGAATACTAGATATTTATTTGATCCTCTTAATCCTGATCAGGAAGTGCATGCTGATGGCGACCCTGAACTGCTGGATGATTCTGAATTTTATCAGCAATTACTGAAGGAATTCTTTGAGACATTTGATCCAAATTCATCTGGTAACATCATCTGGCATCTTGTATATACACATGATTTGTGCTTTGTGACTTGAATGTGAGAGTACCATAGCTTTCAGAAAGAATCAATTTGGATATCTCTGGATTACATAAGTTTAGCTAGGTATCCTGGTTATCGGGCTTTTATATGGTTAACTGGTTGGACAATGAGAGGGGCATTTTTCACCTTTATTGTCTACATCTATCTGAAGAACAGTGAAGGGTGTTCCTCCACTATACTTTTCTATGGGCTCTCTCAATTTTGGGTTGTTGAGATGTTTTTAACCCTTTACAATGGGTTGTGATTGTTGAATGTTTTCTCATTGCTTCATCTGCAGAGACAGCCTTTTATGCTTTGCAGAGGCTAAAAACCAAGAAAAGGAAGATCGTTGACCGGCGTGCCTCAAAGAGCCGCAAAATAAGGTAATGTTATTTGATAAAGACCCTCGTCTCTACTTTCCTCATGTTCTAAAACCTAGCATTTTatgatgcaaatgaatgatacatatatatatatattttgcaggTACCATGTTCATGAAAAGATAGTAAATTTCATGGCTCCTCAGCCCATGAACCTTCCTCCAATGGCTCCTAAATTATTTGACAACTTGTTTGGCTTGAAGACCACCCATCAGCCTGCTTCTGCAGTCTAGCAGTTGTCCGGCATCAAAAACACATTTGCTTGAAATTTTGTAAGATGTTAGAAGTTGATGTaaacaaacatatatatttCAATGGTAATTCAACCAAAGATGTACGAGTACAACACACATCATTCAACATGTTATAGGGATTTTATTCACTCTCCCCTTGGTGTAAGATGGGGGTAATGAattcccattcccattcccattGGCAATGAATTACATGTCTTCACTTTTAATTGAAttcccattattatttttattattacatgATGGAAGAAATAATTCAAGcaatttaattgaaaaacatatattcatatgaattaaatttggGTACTCACAGCCAAACcgccatgtttttttttttcatttatggaaAGAAACTATAAATTACGAGTATTTACACATTTGATCGAAAGTAATACCTGTTTAAAACTtcaaataagtaatttttttcttaaattattttatattttactttaatcGCATCCCAGtagtttataaaaatgattctaaattttttttgatgagagtgagttaatttttaaaaaatgtaaaacattttatattttcatacttaaactttattcatattttcatttctaaaagtGACGTATTTCATTTTTACTATTAATTGTTACACTTTCATAAAAGTAATTGggaaggaaaatataaaaatagatcaaaaatttatattttttaatattctttattatgaaaaatattcaaaaataaaaattaaaaaattattatcatataataaatgaaataattatagTAATTTAATTGGAAAATAATCTAGAGCTGTGTTCGGGCAATTGATCATGGAGGAACAAGCCTTTTTCACAGAGCCAAACAATCTCCGCCTGGGCTCTGAAATGTCAGTAAAGCCCtgctaaaaccctaaacccctccCAGAGCCCTAAGCCACCATGCCCTTCCTCtccaccatcaccatcacctcTCTCTGCACCTATCTCTCCCGCCAACTCAGCTCTCTCCCAAAGAACTCAAACCTCTCCCACATCCCCTCTAAGCACAGATCTCAAGCCGTCCTGCTTGCCCAAAAGGCCCTCACGGACTACTTCCACTCCACCAGGTCCTTACCCTTCCTCTATGCCGAGCACATTGGCAGGaattcattttattctttatacGATCCCATTTCGAAGGTCGAGTTTTCCCTTTCCTCCTTCGCCAAGAGCTTTGAGAGGTTCCTCAGGTACCATCCCATCAACGAATTTGAGTTTTTCTTTGAAAGCATTGGGATAACCCAGAAAGAAATTTCTGGGTTTTTGCCTCCCAACAAATTCTTCTTTGCGGAGGATGGAAGGATCTTGAATGCGGCTGGTGCgctttcgggtttcgggtttccaTGGAACAAGCTCGGGATACTGTACAAGGCGGAGGCGTCGATTTTCGATAAGGATTCGGATGATTTATCTCGTAGGTTGTGTCGGTTTAAGGATTATGGGCTTAGTAATGTATCTGTTATTGGAATTTGTTTGGCTTTTCCGTTTGTTTTGGGTGGGAAGGGTGATTTAGGTGTTGAAGCTGGTGCATTGTTTGATGATTTGAAAAGGGTTTTTGTGGATTTTGATTTGGGGAGTTTTGTGGAGGAAAATGTGGATGCTTGGTATGAGATTTGCAGGAAAATTAGGCTATTTTATGATCTTGGTTGTGAGAAGGGTAAGATTGGAGAACTAATGGGGAGGAGTAGAAACATTTTTCTCGAGTACTCGGAAGAGGTTTTAGTTAGAAAGATGGATTTCTTTTGTAGGTTGAATGTTAGGAAGGCAGGTATTGGCTTGTTGCTTCTAGAGTGCCCAGAGATTCTGAGTTTTGATTTGGAGGCACCAGTAATTTCAGTGATGGgttttttgaaacattttggaTTGGGGTTACAGAAGTCGAAGTCTGTTGCCCGAATGTATCCATATGTTTTGGGAAGAAATAAAATGGCTAATTTGCCTCATGTGATGAGAGCATTGGATCTTCATGAATGGTTTTTTGGTATGATGAAGAATGGGAATCATCGGCTGCTGGGTAATTATGTTTTGAGTCATCCTGATGAAGACTTGGATGAAGATTATAGAGTTGGCTTAGAGAAAATTCAATCGTCAAGAACCCCAGCTCACACAATTAATAAGCTGAACTTCTTGCATGGAATTGGGTATGGGGAGAATCTTTTGACCATGAAGGTCTTGGAACATGTGCATGGTACTAGCAGTGAGTTACAGGAGCGGTTCAATTGCCTTCTCCATGCAGGACTTGAATTCTCAAAGCTCTGCACAATGATAAGCTTTTCGGCAAAGATCCTAAACCAAAAGCCAGAAATTCTTgaaagaaaagtgaattttCTCATCCAGGAAATGGGGTTATCTTTGCAGTACCTTGATGTTTTCCCAGCATATTTGTGTTTTAACTTAGATAACAGGATTAAGCCTAGATATAGATGCCATGTGTGGCTTGCAGAAAATGGTTTGTGTACAAAAAATTACTCACTTGCAAGTATGATTGCAACTAGTGAGAAAAGCTTCATAGCTCGCCTTTATGGCATTCATCCAGCTGTTCCCAAACTTTGGTTAGAGTGTTTCTCGCCCCAAAAAGACCAATGATAGTTGGCAAAGGACATTGGCCTTACAATCCTTTTACCAGTTTATTGTGAATGATGAACTTATTATTGGTCCGTATGGTCTAGGAATCTCACTATGACAATTCAGGACCATCATTGTGAAACGATACTGGGAGATAACttgtttcaaaatcatttcatatttGAGATTATCACAAGATTAAGTGACCTGTCATCGAATATGGTGGATCTATTTCGGATCTCCACCAAGAGTAGCAGCTTTTATTTCCTCTGCTCCTGCTTCTCAGCCAATACGGGTATTGAATTTTAGCATTGTCCTATCTGTTTCATTGAAAACCCCATAAAATAGCTCATTCTTAGTGTAGCATTTGAATGATATAATGACATGTGTTATCAGGACTAGGTTTTGTATATCATCTGTAAGCATTTGTACTTATGACCCCAGCCATCAAATGTAAAAGATGCTTGTTGAACACAGGAGTATGAAtttgtaaatggatttttttttgtgcatttaTGAGTATCTGCTTGTCAAACTCAGGTAGCAGTAGGTTCTTCACGATGAATTTGTAGAAATTTTAGCGTCATCACAAACATATCCATTTTAGTGTAATGTCctattatgttatttatttattttggattcCTTTTCCAGTCAGTGAAGAGTCAGGGGGTGTTTGAACATAGCATACTAAATAGGATTTgtcctctttcttttttatatgattttgaaGGCTGTTCTTGAAGGAGATCCTGAAAAGGATCTAGCTTTCAGGGGCTATATAAGCAGAATGGGATTCTTATTGATTTCATTTCCATGTCAATTCTGATCCTATGATTCCAGAATTCTGAACGGCTTCatagaaaattcaaatttggtTTATTCACTACCCTGTGTAGCAGTGGATTAGATCAGTGGGCTCTTAAAACTATATATCTGAATACTGGATTATGGACTAGGAAATAATAATGAGAAGAATGTGAAATTGGGTTTTTGTTGCATTTTAACTTTGCTACTGTTGCCTCTATGGTCTGCCATTTCATTATTTGATAGCAAATGGATTGTCAAACtaggaaaaaaatgtaattgAAGCAGAAACTACTTAGAagattttcatgcatcttagacaACGATAACCCCAGTCTTGATTATGAGGACTATCTTGAAGATTTACAGGTAGTCCTTGGGAAATGATTTATTTCGGTCTCACCATGGAAAACAATgccctcattttcttcactcATCACATCCACCAGGCCAGGTCCTCTTGCCAGCAAGATGAGCCATGGCCACAAGCTCTCCtcctttcttcatttcttcttttcctttttttctttttcttttaaagaaacCCAGCCTTGAAAGTCGTCATCAATTTTATAGTTCAGAAAATTGTAGGTGTTGGCTGATCCTTTGTTGTTTAGTTGCCAAAATCTcaatcctttttgttttttttatgtttggtgtAACTTCTTGAGGCATTACCAGGTAGCTTTTGGCAAAGCAGAAGGTGGATGGATACATATATTTTTCAGATGATACAACAAGCTAGTGCTCAACATTCAGTGTAAATTTCCTGCCTTCAAAATGTTTATTTTCCCACATTATGGTTGTTGTGAAGTGTTGCAGCATATAACAGGATTCTGGGGAAGACAGCTCTTTGTTCTAATTATTTTCTAGTGGGAAACATTCTAAGGTTTTTGCAGAAGTGCATATCTTGAATCTTAGCTTTAGTCTGAAGCCATGCATATGGTAGAAAAAGTACACAACCGTGAAGTGTAGGCaccagtttttttattttcaaaaaaattcatgGTACTGTTTGGCCGTTGTTTCTTGTTTTcagctttaaaaaataaagtaaaatagaaaataatttttagagaacaaatagAAGTTGTtatcaggttttttttttttaaataaaagaacatagagaaatgaaaaaaattaaataaaatctgacatatattattctttttctccTACGATCCAATGCCGATActggttttttaaaatttcttttaatttctctaaattttttcattaaataaataaattcaaaattaaactactggatatataaaatttattaattgttaaaaataatttgaaactcaaaaattgatttaattaatagtAAAAAGTTGTGGAGCTAAATTATAAAAGTTAGGGTTATGCTAGGGCACCGAAAATCACTTTTCGGTAGCATGCCCACTTTTTTTGGCTAATAGGATTAAGACACATGGcatgcaaaaaaaaagaaaaaagaaaaaaaaaagaaaaccaattcTTAATCCCATGCAACACACATTTTTATACTTATTACAATAACCAATTATATTTCAATGACCAATtataaaatcatgtttaatgtaattattttgtttggggaatttcttttatgaaatagaaaaataaagaaaattttggaaaaagaaattgcagtttatttatttttgtaatataaagTGATTAAACCCAAGTggtaaagataaaaattaaatttaaaataaacaaaaaaaaaattgaaaataatttggtgatataatttataaattaaggaaaagtaaatttaatttattttaacatcaaataatttgttgacaaaatttgatgaataagtgtgaaaatcaatataattggtttatgaagtgaaaaaaatgggaagaaatagaaagaaattttataaaatatatattaatttaaaattaaattagttgtgtactaattattaattgagaaTAATGACTAAATTATTTCTTAGTGTTTAAATTGAATTACACGACaaaattggttgaaatattgaaaatacgaAAAATGTATAATCACTAACAATATGGAAAACCAAACccttcattgatttttttttcataaatttccattttgaatttttttaggtTCCATTTAACACTCTCAAAATGTATTAAACTTATCTAAACAATATCTAAGTGATATGAAATcccaatttaaaataaaaaatcaaaaatcaaagaagTGGATAGTAGGGGAGGGCACGAAAAATGTGAGATTCCCTCACTAATTTGTTAGTATTtatagattttgatttttttcagcCATCATTTAAACACCCACTAAGTGTAATGAACGGATTTAAACAATATCTAAGTTATACGAAGTCCCTAAACATTTTTAACACATTATATAAGCGGAGAATGGAGAGggttcctcacattcttcgtacctttgctaatttttgagtatttttggatttttattctTCTGAAAATCATTTGACTacttcctaagtgtaatgaacctatttaaatagtatccaagccatatgaagtccccaaaaatttaaaaaagtttaaagaagtggagaatgggaagggtacgaagaatgtgaggataatcctcacattcttcgtacccttgctaatttttgagtatttttggattttgattttttcgggCAACATTTCAACACCTCCTTAGTATAATGAaccatttaaacaatatccaagccatatgaagtccatttttttttgaaaagttcaaagaagtggagaatgaggagggtacgaagaatgtgaagattcctcacaaccttcgtacccttcctaatttttaagtatttttgaagtatgattttttcaggcatcatttgaacaccctttcagtgtaatgaactcattaaaataatatccaaGGCATATCAagtcccaaattttttttttaagtatgaaagaaatggagaaatgggagggtacgaagaatgtgagacaTTCTTCGTAaccttcctatttttttttatagtatttttggattttgatttttccgaaAATCATTTAagcacctcctaagtgtaatgaacctatttaaacaatattcaagccatatgaagtccccaaaatttttaaagagtttaaagaagtggagaatgggaggggtacgaagaatgtgaggattcctcacattcttcatacccttgctaattttttagtatttttgaattttgattttttcggagatcatttgaccacctcctacatgtaatgaacctatttaaacaatattcaaTCATATGAAGTccccaaaatttttaaaaagttcaaataaGTGAAGAaatgggagggtacgaagaattcTCGTACCttgctaattttttagtatttttggattttgattttttcggagatcatttgaccacctcatacatgtaatgaacctatttaaacaatattcaaataatataaagtacccaaaatttttaaaaagttcaaataaGTGAAGAaatgggagggtacgaagaatatgaggattccttacattcttcgtaccttgtctaattttttagtatttttggatttggatttttttggagatcatttgaccacctcctaagtgtaatgaacttatttaaacaatattcaagccatatgaagtccccaaaattttgaaaaagttcaAATAAGTGAAGAaatgggagggtacgaagaatgtgaggattcctcacattcttcgtaccttgtctaattttttagtatttttggatttggatttttttggagatcatttgaccacctcctaagtgtaatgaatctatttaaacaatattcaaACCATATGAAGtcaccaaaatttttaaaaagttcaaataagagaaaaaataggaggatacgaagaatgtgaggattcctcacattctttgtaccttgtctaattttttaatatttttggattttgttttttgtggaAATGATTTGACCACCTcttaagtataatgaacctatttaaacaatattcaagccatatgaagtccccaaaattttttaaaagttcaaagaagGGGAGAATGggaagagtacgaagaatgtgaggattcctcacattctttgtaccattgctaattttttagtatttttggattttgatttttttggagatcatttgaccacctcctacttgtaatgaacctatttaaacaatatgcCAGTCATATGAAGTCGcctaaaatttgtaaaaagttcaaagaagtggagaatgaggagggtacgaagaatgtgagtatttttcacattcttcgtaACTTGTCTAATGTTGaagtatttttgaagtatgCTTTTTCTGGCAACCATTTGAAGACCCCTTACGTGTAATGGACTCATTTAAATAGGTTCCAATCCATATGTAGTGTTACCTAATCACATGCCcaaaaaaactactttttaaTTAGTCGAGAACAATCTATGCATGAATCCAACACTTTAACATCTTACTTCATTATCTGTTAAGCGATCGACCAGATAAATGCTACCGGTTTACCCATATTCTCAGTCGGTAGACACTGCCATTTCTTACGATGAAGCACCAAAATGGCCAGTTTCTACTGGTTCCAGAACAAATATCAACCGCTTCATATGGTGGTTGACTAGTACACAAATATCCTTTACATGTCATTTTGGTTTTTGATCTGGTGATTTGTACCCTCAAATGGTATTACCCAATTAAGACATAGATTGGTCAATTAATGGTAGTGATCCAAACCCCGAGTTTTTTATATAAGagcaaaaaaattatacaaatacaTTTTTCTTACCACCACTGCGTTGGCTTTTCATATGTCGTAACATAACCTTATTCATCATTCATGAGATGATATCAGCCCACCTTAGAATGTATAAAAGAACATtactttgttttcttcattATATCAACAATTTATGCTGCATAAGTAATCTTGTCAGGCCTACATAGTTCTTTCACCAATTTCTCAAAATCATTAGGCTCAAGagttaaatttttatcatttagaTCACGAATCAATTATAAGCCTTCTCTTATGCTCCCTACAATACACAAGCTCTTCAGCATGCATGAAAAAACATCTCGTTTAGCCATTTGAGAACGCCTAATCATGTCATCTGCAATACAAAAGCCTTCCCATAATGTAATTGATCATATGAACATATGAACATAACATGTTGTACCTACTCACATGGCAAAATAAACAACTTTTTAATAATAGTAGAACAATCTATGCATGAATCCAAAAATTGAACACCTTTGTACATTATATATGAATCGGTCGACTGGTTAAATGCTACTGGTTGACTCATTTTTGTTACCAGCAGACACTGCCATTTCCTCTAATGAAGCACCAATAGGGCCAGTGTCTACCagtaggaaaaaaattataaccgcttcatatttaataaattaatggtTGTAGGATGCGACTTAACACAGTCAATGAATGAGAAGTTGGTCTACCAGATTTCAGATAACCACATAGCCTCTGTATAGCTTCTGCAGCTTTGAAACCTTCCACTTCTGGCCACTTTTTTGCTTCATATAAACAAACCCTTTCATTTGGAATGTCTAAAATTTGACAAAGTTCAGCGACATCAAAGTTGATCTGTATACCATTAATGGTTGTACTAATTGGtcattcatcttcaaatttcatattgCAGTATAAACATTTCACAACCCTAGGATAAAGAAACTTTTTGACGGAGACAATAGGAAGCCAACCCATTCTCGTGAAAAGCATATCAAAATGGAAATAACTGAGCTTTAAAAAATCAATGTTTCTACCCGGGATTACGATCCGATTGGCAAAATGAAGATGAAATCTTTGTGCTAACTTTGGGGTTGTGAACGTAGATCAATCAAAGGTGGCCTTCTTACGAACCTCAATAGTTTCTTCGATGATCGGTTGTTTCCCTTTGTTGTCGGTGCATGGTGCTCCCTCCGAGGTCTTCTGTTTGCTGTCGCTGGTCCATTGTCGGTCGGATTTCTTCCATTTGGTCTCGGGCATCTTTGCTACCTCCGTTCTCTTCCCTTTGCTACCGGTGGAGGTTGGTTTGGTCGGTGCTCGTTTTGGAACCATGGATATTTGGTTTAGGCTTGAAGTATTTCGTgaagatgaaaaagaagaaagtagAAGACGgaagggtttagggttagaaGTTGGTTTCGCACATCGATCGACTTTCCTATTATATGGAAAAGCATATAGTTTATCAACTcacacattttaattaaattattgtcTTACATAGATGAAACATTATATTTGCtacaatattaatttaatattttccatataaactcatttaatttataattgattatatgaaaaaaaaatcttttgatctaccttaattaaattaattgaggttatttttacaaaatttatattaaggacaatataatatgagaaattaagttaattaaatcaaattaattaactaacctTTTTGATATGTAGGATATAGTAtgataattttatcaaaatatagtcaggttaatagattaaaatttagaataacAACCATATACTACGATAGTgacatttaaattaattatggttgTTTGACAAACATTTTGAATAAGTAGGATATAACATGATAagtcaaataaattaatcaaactgaatttattaaaaattgtcaTAAGTAGGATATCGTAACATAGCTcatttaagtaattaagtttAATTAACTAACCTTTTTCATATGTAAGATATATTATGATGCCttaattacaaataaagcacgttaattgataaaaatttatattaagtagCAAATGGTATGAAAACATAGTTACAATAAATAGGGTAAACAACATTAagaaatgtaaatattatcAATCAAATCCATATCTCcactttatattttgtaaagttATAGATATATCCATTTGAAATGGGTGTAATCATCCACATTAGGCTAACTTTCCCTCCTGCCtataaatgttatatttaatgTCACCTAAAAAAATGATGCAAAAGAGGTAACTTTCAACCACCATGTGTACCATTGTGGTGGTTGGTTTTCTACATGTGGAAACCTATTAAAATATGTAATAACTTCATGAACCAACCAAATAgatattttagtatatatttgGAAGTGAACATATTCTAAGGAGGCTAGAGAGTGAACGAGGTTCTTCTATAGCATAGCTTACAAAAAACATCCAGAAGATAAATCTTCAGGTGAAGCTGCATCACACTTGCACTTTCCATTTTCAAGGTATGATCCTTAACTCAATAAAGATTTGCTAAACAAATCCATAATACATTTTTGAAACTGAATGCCCTCAACTTTCAAATGGACTGGgaaaatattcccaaaacctAATGCtgatttttaaatgatatataatgattttaaaaagtttggATTTTGATTGTCTATAGCACATTGTTAGTAATATGCATTAGTtgactttttaattttgaaatcatgGGGAAATACACAGGTGTGTAGTGTATATCGGTTGAATAATTTCTCAACCGGTTTAATTGTTTCTTCAATCGGTAGACACTGCAAAGTGGAagcattttgaaaataaagaccAATAGGTTGACCAAATTGAAACCGGTCGAATTGCTGATGGCAACTTGTACTAAAAAAACTCGAGAATGGGTGACTTATGCATTATAGGTTTCTCTTCAAGTATGCAATTAATTGATACGAAAGTGATACAATAATTTGTTAAGGTATTATTGCGATGATTTTTTACATGATTTATAAAATGTAGGTGATGCAATCGGTGATGGAGAAAACAATCAAGCAGGAGTTTGAAGTGAAAGATGAAGATGTCGTCAATGATGATGCATATACTGGTGGCACTTACCAGCTGGGTGGAAACGGTTTGAAAGAGAAGGTGTTGAAGGGTATTTCTATTGAAGAAGTCTACAAATTGCAATTCAATTGCATAGATGAGGTTGAAATATTTTACAACATGTTAGCCAAAGTAACCAAatttagtatttgaaaagatgattgGAAGCGAGACAAGAATGGAGATATAATATCTCGAAAGTGGGTGTGTTCCAGAGAAGGACATCGAACGAAaaagtttattgaaaatgacaagCCACAGCGTGAGCCATGATCGTTGACTAGAGTTGGATGTGAAGCTGCATTTCGTATAGGCTTGAATAGAAAAGATGGAAAGTGGATTGTAAAGGAATTTATAGGAGGACATAATCATAATTTGGTCGATGCTATTAACACACAATTCCTTCGGTCTCATCGAACAGTAAGTAATCCAGATAAGGCATAAGTTGATGTTTTGCGTAAAGTAGGTGTTAAAACCACACAAATTATGGACTATATGGTCAAACAAGTAGGGGGACATTAGCGTGTTGGTTTCACACAAAAAGATATATACAATCACGTTGATGCAATGcgtataattgaaattaaagacgGTGATGCAGAAGCCGCGTTGGCTTACTTGTGTGGAAAAACAGAAatggattcttcatttttttataaattcaacgTCGATGAAGAAAGTCAACTAGCAAACTTGTTTTGGGCTGATTCAACTGCTTGAATGGATTATGTGTGTTTTGGAGATATCCTAACATTTGATACAACCTATAGGACAAATGCCTATAAAAAGCCCCTAGTAGTATTGGTTGGTGTTAATCATCACCACCAAACTGTGGTATTTGGTTGTGTGTTATTGATGAATGAAAGTATTGGTACATATGAATGGGTGTTGGAGACATTTCTTATTGCAACGAAATGCATTCACGAATGTGCATATTAAGGATGTCACAAACATCTTTGCAAGGTGCATGTTCATGCGTGGGAATGTGGAAGAATTCGAAAAGGTTTGGCATGAAATGATTGAAAAGTTGGGTCTTAATGAGAATTGTTGGGTCACCGAGATTTATGGGAAACGTAAAAGATGAGTTGAGACGTATTTATGTGGAAATTTCTTTGGAGGGATGAGAAATACACA contains:
- the LOC100244389 gene encoding transcription termination factor MTEF18, mitochondrial produces the protein MPFLSTITITSLCTYLSRQLSSLPKNSNLSHIPSKHRSQAVLLAQKALTDYFHSTRSLPFLYAEHIGRNSFYSLYDPISKVEFSLSSFAKSFERFLRYHPINEFEFFFESIGITQKEISGFLPPNKFFFAEDGRILNAAGALSGFGFPWNKLGILYKAEASIFDKDSDDLSRRLCRFKDYGLSNVSVIGICLAFPFVLGGKGDLGVEAGALFDDLKRVFVDFDLGSFVEENVDAWYEICRKIRLFYDLGCEKGKIGELMGRSRNIFLEYSEEVLVRKMDFFCRLNVRKAGIGLLLLECPEILSFDLEAPVISVMGFLKHFGLGLQKSKSVARMYPYVLGRNKMANLPHVMRALDLHEWFFGMMKNGNHRLLGNYVLSHPDEDLDEDYRVGLEKIQSSRTPAHTINKLNFLHGIGYGENLLTMKVLEHVHGTSSELQERFNCLLHAGLEFSKLCTMISFSAKILNQKPEILERKVNFLIQEMGLSLQYLDVFPAYLCFNLDNRIKPRYRCHVWLAENGLCTKNYSLASMIATSEKSFIARLYGIHPAVPKLWLECFSPQKDQ